A region from the Thermodesulfobacteriota bacterium genome encodes:
- the pdxA gene encoding 4-hydroxythreonine-4-phosphate dehydrogenase PdxA has protein sequence SNMQEKRGVKSDGKPTIGITMGDPSGIGPEIILKSLFCSEIQSICSPVIYGDAEILNEAKKLTGIKNELKIISVTNLDKNDLSIGNPSVKGGEASILYIREAVKQALEGIIDAIVTAPISKESIHLAGSIYPGHTEMLKDLTGARNVAMMFEGGDFRVVLVTIHCALSEVPKLITQNRVFDAIELTHNSLVELFNIPSPKIVVCGLNPHAGESGIFGNEEIEHIIPAVRKAKDLGIDVTGPLPADTIFYRARQGIWDAVITMYHDQGLIPFKMLSFDDGVNVTLGLPIIRTSPDHGTAFDIAWRGKANPSSMIAAIKVAVNLARNRAPTDKL, from the coding sequence AGTAACATGCAGGAAAAAAGAGGTGTTAAATCAGACGGAAAGCCGACAATTGGAATCACAATGGGTGATCCAAGCGGCATAGGTCCAGAAATAATTTTAAAGTCTCTCTTTTGTAGCGAAATTCAAAGCATTTGTTCCCCTGTTATTTACGGTGATGCCGAGATATTAAATGAGGCAAAAAAACTAACTGGAATAAAAAATGAATTAAAAATTATAAGCGTTACGAATTTAGACAAAAATGATCTGAGTATTGGAAACCCAAGCGTAAAGGGGGGTGAAGCCAGTATTTTGTACATAAGAGAGGCTGTTAAGCAAGCATTGGAAGGCATAATAGATGCGATCGTGACTGCTCCCATAAGTAAGGAGTCCATTCATCTTGCGGGTTCGATTTATCCTGGACATACAGAGATGCTAAAAGACCTTACAGGTGCTCGAAATGTGGCGATGATGTTTGAAGGAGGAGATTTTCGTGTTGTGCTGGTTACGATACATTGCGCATTGTCCGAGGTGCCGAAATTGATAACACAAAATCGGGTGTTCGATGCGATCGAATTGACTCATAATTCTTTGGTTGAGTTATTCAATATACCGAGTCCCAAAATCGTCGTCTGCGGCTTGAATCCACACGCTGGTGAATCAGGCATCTTTGGGAATGAGGAAATAGAACATATAATACCCGCTGTAAGAAAGGCTAAGGACTTGGGGATAGACGTAACGGGACCACTACCCGCGGACACTATTTTTTATAGGGCACGGCAGGGAATCTGGGACGCAGTCATTACGATGTACCATGATCAGGGTTTGATACCATTCAAGATGCTTTCGTTCGACGATGGTGTAAATGTAACACTGGGTCTTCCGATAATAAGGACTTCGCCGGACCATGGAACAGCGTTTGACATTGCGTGGAGGGGTAAAGCCAATCCTTCGAGTATGATCGCCGCAATCAAGGTTGCGGTGAACCTCGCAAGAAATAGGGCTCCGACTGACAAGCTTTGA